From the Leptolyngbya sp. O-77 genome, one window contains:
- the typA gene encoding translational GTPase TypA: MTLPIRNVAIIAHVDHGKTTLVDALLKQSGTFREGEEVPDCVMDSNALERERGITILAKNTAVRYKDTLINIVDTPGHADFGGEVERVLGMVDGCVLIVDANEGPMPQTRFVLKKALEKGLRPVVVVNKIDRPQADPYGAIDKVLDLFLELGADDDQCEFPYLFASGLSGYAKKDLDDDSTDMQPLFEAILEHVPAPVGDPAKPLQLQVTTLDYSEYLGRIVIGRIHNGTIQAGQQAALVTETGAVVKAKISKLLGFEGLKRVELESATAGNIVAVAGFADANIGETITDPENPQALPLIKVDEPTLQMTFWVNDSPFAGKEGKLVTSRQVRDRLMRELETNVALRVEETDSPDKFAVSGRGEMHLGILIETMRREGYEFQVSQPQVIYREVNGQPCEPFELLVLDVPEESVGGCIERLGQRRGEMQDMRVGGNGRTQLEFVIPARGLIGFRGEFMRLTRGEGIMSHSFLDYRPLSGEVETRRNGVLISFEEGVATFYAMKNAEDRGVFFITPGTKVYKGMIIGEHNRPQDLELNVCKTKQLTNHRASGGDELVQLQAPVEMSLERALEYIGPDELLEVTPESIRLRKMVKKLAKR; this comes from the coding sequence ATGACACTGCCGATTCGCAATGTTGCCATCATTGCCCACGTTGACCACGGCAAGACCACGCTGGTAGACGCGCTGCTGAAACAGTCTGGCACCTTTCGAGAAGGCGAAGAAGTCCCCGACTGCGTGATGGACTCCAACGCCCTAGAGCGTGAGCGCGGCATCACCATCCTGGCGAAAAATACTGCCGTTCGCTACAAAGACACGCTGATTAACATCGTGGACACGCCCGGCCACGCCGACTTTGGCGGCGAAGTGGAGCGGGTGCTGGGCATGGTCGATGGTTGCGTGCTGATTGTGGACGCGAACGAAGGCCCGATGCCCCAGACCCGCTTTGTGCTGAAAAAAGCGCTGGAAAAGGGGCTACGTCCGGTGGTTGTGGTGAACAAAATCGACCGTCCCCAGGCAGATCCCTACGGGGCGATTGACAAGGTGTTAGATCTCTTTCTGGAACTGGGCGCAGACGACGACCAGTGCGAGTTTCCCTATCTGTTTGCGTCGGGCTTGAGCGGCTATGCGAAGAAAGACCTGGACGACGATAGCACTGACATGCAGCCCTTGTTTGAGGCAATTTTGGAGCATGTGCCCGCGCCTGTTGGTGACCCGGCCAAGCCGCTCCAGCTTCAGGTAACGACGCTCGACTATTCGGAATATCTCGGTCGCATCGTCATTGGCCGCATCCACAACGGCACGATTCAGGCAGGGCAGCAGGCTGCGCTCGTGACAGAAACGGGGGCGGTGGTCAAGGCGAAAATCAGCAAGCTGCTGGGTTTTGAGGGGCTGAAGCGGGTAGAGCTAGAAAGCGCCACGGCAGGCAATATTGTCGCGGTGGCGGGCTTTGCCGATGCCAACATTGGCGAAACCATCACCGACCCCGAAAATCCTCAGGCGTTGCCGCTGATCAAGGTCGATGAACCAACGCTGCAAATGACCTTCTGGGTCAACGATTCTCCCTTTGCAGGCAAAGAGGGCAAGTTGGTCACGTCTCGCCAAGTGCGCGATCGCCTCATGCGCGAGCTAGAAACCAACGTCGCCCTGCGGGTCGAAGAAACCGACTCGCCCGACAAGTTTGCCGTGTCGGGTCGGGGTGAAATGCACTTGGGCATTTTGATCGAAACGATGCGCCGCGAAGGGTACGAGTTTCAGGTGTCGCAGCCGCAGGTCATCTATCGAGAAGTAAACGGGCAACCCTGCGAGCCGTTTGAACTACTGGTGTTGGATGTGCCGGAAGAGAGCGTCGGCGGCTGTATTGAGCGTCTGGGACAGCGGCGCGGCGAGATGCAGGATATGCGCGTCGGCGGCAATGGTCGCACCCAGTTGGAGTTTGTGATTCCTGCTCGCGGGCTGATCGGCTTCCGGGGCGAATTTATGCGCCTGACTCGCGGCGAAGGCATCATGAGCCACAGCTTTTTGGACTATCGCCCACTGTCGGGTGAGGTGGAAACCCGTCGCAACGGTGTGCTGATTTCCTTTGAAGAGGGCGTGGCTACTTTCTATGCCATGAAAAACGCCGAAGACCGGGGCGTGTTCTTCATCACGCCAGGGACAAAGGTTTACAAAGGGATGATCATCGGCGAACACAATCGCCCCCAAGACCTAGAGCTAAACGTTTGCAAGACCAAACAGTTGACCAACCACCGAGCATCGGGCGGCGATGAACTGGTACAGCTTCAGGCCCCGGTGGAAATGAGCCTGGAGCGGGCGCTGGAATACATCGGCCCGGACGAGCTGCTGGAGGTCACGCCAGAGTCTATCCGCCTGCGAAAGATGGTGAAAAAACTGGCGAAGCGCTAA
- a CDS encoding DUF2721 domain-containing protein gives MNAQQVAQTIQLIIAPVVLVTACALIQNAVLMRYSAIGQSMRSLALERLNLLRSKEDYFYMERLQEIDRQIPLLTQHHRLLQKTVIVIYSAVLVFLISMLAIALAVASNAAAIATLTLGLFLLGTGTLVLGVFLIIREVRLSHRAVCYEVGRISSLEKTSQI, from the coding sequence ATGAACGCCCAGCAGGTTGCCCAAACCATTCAATTAATCATTGCCCCCGTGGTTTTAGTCACGGCCTGTGCGCTGATTCAAAATGCGGTGTTGATGCGCTATTCCGCGATTGGTCAATCGATGCGATCGCTCGCGCTAGAGCGCCTCAATTTGCTGCGCTCCAAAGAGGACTATTTTTATATGGAACGACTCCAGGAAATCGATCGCCAAATTCCCTTGCTCACGCAGCATCACCGCCTTTTACAGAAAACGGTAATCGTGATCTACAGCGCTGTTTTAGTGTTTCTGATTAGTATGTTGGCGATCGCCCTGGCGGTTGCGTCTAATGCAGCGGCGATCGCCACGTTGACGCTGGGACTATTCCTCTTGGGAACTGGAACCTTGGTCTTAGGCGTATTTTTAATTATTCGAGAAGTCCGCCTATCTCATCGAGCCGTCTGCTATGAAGTCGGGCGCATTTCCTCACTCGAAAAAACTTCCCAAATTTGA
- a CDS encoding cold shock domain-containing protein, translated as MTTNLAVGDRFPDVTLPNQDGESVQLSSLTQPGLVDHYLGFTDGYPLILVFYRGFFCPRDRQQLPQLVQFQGELAVNYCKLATVSVDPPIVQAAFRAGLGAQWPFLCDEGRSLLRQINILDETEGEYAYRPQPYTFVLRPDLTIYSLYNGWFFVGRPTLEELRQDLRAIMQTRVDYRYEAYDAPEVRQIRIPQQTWATGAPPLGESGLPVLRGVVRWFDLRSGNGMITRDDGGEDVFFNFTAIPGEGYRTLAVGTAVQFELVKGRFGDTARNVQKESPSA; from the coding sequence ATGACGACAAACCTCGCAGTGGGCGATCGCTTTCCCGACGTAACCCTGCCCAACCAGGACGGTGAATCCGTCCAGCTTTCCAGCCTGACGCAGCCGGGGCTGGTCGATCACTATCTGGGCTTTACAGACGGCTACCCGCTGATTCTGGTGTTTTATCGGGGGTTCTTTTGTCCGCGCGATCGCCAGCAGTTGCCTCAACTAGTGCAGTTTCAGGGCGAACTGGCGGTGAACTATTGCAAGCTGGCCACAGTGTCTGTCGATCCGCCCATTGTGCAGGCGGCGTTTCGGGCAGGGCTGGGGGCGCAGTGGCCGTTTCTCTGCGATGAAGGGCGATCGCTCTTGCGGCAAATCAATATTCTGGACGAAACCGAAGGCGAATATGCCTATCGCCCGCAGCCTTATACCTTCGTGCTGCGGCCCGATCTGACGATTTACAGCCTTTACAATGGCTGGTTTTTTGTGGGACGGCCCACACTAGAGGAACTACGGCAAGATCTCCGCGCCATCATGCAGACCCGCGTGGACTATCGCTACGAAGCCTATGATGCGCCGGAGGTAAGGCAGATTCGCATTCCGCAGCAGACCTGGGCAACCGGAGCACCGCCGCTGGGAGAAAGCGGGCTGCCCGTGTTACGCGGCGTGGTGCGCTGGTTTGACCTGCGATCAGGCAACGGCATGATCACCAGAGACGACGGGGGAGAGGACGTATTTTTTAACTTCACAGCTATTCCTGGCGAAGGGTATCGCACCCTGGCAGTAGGAACAGCGGTGCAGTTTGAGCTAGTGAAAGGTCGCTTTGGCGATACGGCTCGCAATGTGCAAAAAGAGAGTCCTTCTGCATAA
- a CDS encoding GNAT family N-acetyltransferase, protein MLSVFPKAQKPDGNRTAPIETRFRNMPNIAIATSDADLLRCFPVMLELRPHLLESEFVNQVQRQAQQGFRLAYLSEGDDVKAVAGFRLTESLSAGPFLYVDDLITTESARSKGYGEALFGWLVDYARAHGCRSMELDSGVQRFAAHRFYLRQRMAIVAHHFSLPLM, encoded by the coding sequence ATGCTGAGCGTTTTTCCTAAAGCTCAAAAGCCTGACGGGAACCGCACTGCACCGATCGAAACCCGCTTCAGAAATATGCCTAACATTGCGATCGCCACGTCTGATGCCGACCTGTTGCGGTGCTTTCCGGTGATGCTGGAGCTGCGGCCGCATTTGCTCGAATCTGAATTTGTAAACCAGGTTCAGCGGCAAGCGCAGCAAGGCTTTCGGCTTGCCTACCTGAGCGAAGGAGACGACGTAAAAGCGGTTGCCGGATTTCGCCTGACGGAATCGCTGTCTGCCGGGCCGTTTCTCTATGTGGATGACCTGATCACCACCGAGTCGGCCCGCTCCAAAGGCTATGGTGAGGCGCTGTTTGGCTGGCTGGTAGACTACGCCCGCGCCCACGGCTGCCGATCGATGGAGCTAGATTCGGGGGTACAGCGGTTTGCAGCCCATCGGTTTTATCTGCGCCAGCGAATGGCGATCGTCGCGCATCATTTTTCCCTGCCGCTTATGTAA
- a CDS encoding DNA polymerase III subunit gamma/tau: protein MTYEPLHHKYRPQTFSELVGQEAIAATLTNALRQQKIAPAYLFTGARGTGKTSSARILAKSLNCLKAEQPTEKPCGQCEVCRMVAQGTALDVIEIDAASNTGVDNIRELIERAQFAPVQCRYKVYVVDECHMLSNAAFNALLKTLEEPPPHVVFVLATTDPQRVLPTIISRCQRFDFRRIPLEAMVTHLGAIAQAESIPITPEALHLVGQISQGGLRDAESLLDQLSLLEGEISTEKVWDLVGAVPERDLLDLVKAIAADQPAPVLDSARRLMDRGREPLVVLQNLTSFYRDLLIAKTAPGRSDLVAITPNTWAEMCEFVASLPIEMLQQGQQRLQENESRLRQSSQPRLWLEVSLMGLLPSAVPVSPAGSAVPRMAAPAPLSPAPVSPAPVSVAPADSVSAATSSAAAPSAAPTQSPAAPPISTPTPQHPNTPSVRGQGSGVRGQAGVTEHLTPTPQYPNTQASSPSPPLAPSPPSLDLAQIWQDVLSLMHPPSTAILLRQQCRLLGFDGQTARIGVNSQPLFNMAKSKLPNIEAAFAKLQNETIRVTLEVAGGSEAFAVTSPDSAPPAPPVPATPPQTSAPAPAVPVAPVSPPIAPEPSRPAPAIAPSPASTDAPPSPPPIPTWEAEDEVLRAAKSLAQMFNGQLVNLDGELPGASSADVGETDAAEEDDDVPF from the coding sequence GTGACCTACGAACCGCTGCATCACAAGTATCGTCCCCAAACGTTTTCGGAGCTGGTGGGGCAAGAGGCGATCGCCGCTACGCTGACCAACGCCCTGCGCCAGCAAAAGATCGCCCCAGCGTACCTGTTCACTGGGGCACGCGGTACGGGCAAAACCTCCAGCGCCCGAATTTTGGCAAAATCGCTGAACTGCCTGAAAGCCGAGCAGCCCACCGAGAAACCCTGCGGTCAGTGTGAAGTCTGCCGCATGGTGGCCCAGGGCACTGCGCTAGATGTGATCGAAATCGATGCTGCCAGTAACACAGGGGTTGATAACATTCGTGAACTGATCGAGCGGGCCCAGTTTGCCCCGGTGCAGTGTCGCTACAAGGTATATGTTGTCGATGAATGCCACATGCTCAGCAATGCGGCGTTTAATGCTCTGCTGAAGACGCTGGAGGAGCCGCCGCCCCATGTGGTGTTTGTGTTGGCGACGACCGACCCGCAGCGGGTGCTGCCGACGATTATTTCGCGCTGCCAGCGGTTTGACTTTCGCCGCATTCCGCTGGAGGCAATGGTGACGCATCTGGGGGCGATCGCCCAGGCTGAGTCTATCCCCATCACGCCGGAGGCGCTGCATCTGGTGGGGCAAATTTCTCAGGGTGGGCTGCGCGATGCCGAGAGCCTGCTTGACCAGCTCAGCCTGCTGGAGGGCGAAATTTCCACGGAAAAAGTGTGGGATCTGGTGGGTGCTGTGCCAGAGCGGGACTTGCTGGATCTGGTGAAGGCGATCGCCGCCGACCAGCCCGCCCCCGTCCTCGACAGCGCCCGCCGCCTGATGGATCGGGGACGAGAGCCGCTGGTGGTGCTGCAAAACCTGACCAGCTTTTACCGCGATCTGCTAATTGCCAAAACCGCACCCGGCCGTAGCGACTTGGTTGCCATTACGCCCAACACTTGGGCAGAAATGTGCGAGTTTGTTGCATCGCTGCCCATCGAGATGCTGCAACAGGGGCAGCAGCGCTTGCAGGAAAACGAGTCGCGCCTGCGCCAGAGCAGCCAGCCGCGCCTCTGGCTGGAGGTGTCGCTGATGGGGCTGCTGCCCTCGGCGGTGCCCGTGTCGCCTGCGGGAAGCGCTGTGCCCAGAATGGCTGCCCCCGCACCCCTTTCTCCTGCGCCCGTTTCTCCTGCGCCCGTTTCTGTCGCACCTGCTGATTCGGTATCTGCGGCAACTTCCTCAGCGGCCGCCCCCAGCGCAGCACCCACCCAAAGTCCTGCTGCGCCACCCATCTCTACCCCAACACCCCAACACCCCAACACCCCCTCTGTTAGGGGTCAGGGGTCAGGAGTCAGGGGTCAGGCAGGCGTGACAGAACATCTCACCCCAACACCCCAATACCCCAACACCCAAGCCTCCTCTCCCTCTCCCCCCCTCGCCCCTTCTCCACCCTCCCTCGACCTCGCCCAAATCTGGCAAGATGTACTCAGCCTGATGCACCCGCCCTCAACCGCCATCTTGCTGCGGCAGCAGTGTCGCTTGCTGGGGTTTGACGGGCAAACGGCGCGGATTGGTGTAAACTCGCAGCCCTTGTTCAACATGGCAAAGAGCAAGCTGCCGAACATCGAAGCGGCGTTTGCTAAGCTCCAGAATGAGACGATTCGCGTGACGCTGGAGGTGGCTGGAGGCAGCGAAGCCTTTGCCGTGACCAGCCCTGACAGTGCGCCCCCTGCGCCCCCTGTACCCGCAACACCGCCCCAAACGTCTGCGCCGGCCCCAGCAGTTCCAGTCGCCCCGGTTTCTCCACCTATTGCCCCCGAACCCAGTCGCCCTGCTCCGGCGATCGCCCCATCCCCAGCATCGACCGACGCGCCCCCTTCGCCACCGCCCATCCCGACCTGGGAAGCGGAGGACGAGGTGCTGCGGGCGGCCAAGAGCCTGGCGCAAATGTTTAACGGGCAACTGGTCAATCTGGACGGAGAGCTACCAGGCGCAAGCAGTGCAGATGTTGGGGAAACCGACGCAGCAGAAGAGGATGACGATGTACCGTTTTAG
- the tsaE gene encoding tRNA (adenosine(37)-N6)-threonylcarbamoyltransferase complex ATPase subunit type 1 TsaE produces the protein MAAQLLPFTLDLPNAAATQRLGELLGRSLPAGSILLLEGDLGAGKTTLVQGIGLGLGISDPIVSPTFTLVNEYTEGRIPLYHMDLYRLEPAEIEALYLDQYWAGQDLPLGIVAIEWAERLIAMPTPSLHLALQTSASAKRRAHLTSAGEFNWTTYLRNLPEQFT, from the coding sequence ATGGCTGCCCAACTGTTGCCCTTTACTCTCGACCTGCCCAATGCCGCTGCAACCCAGCGATTGGGAGAACTTTTGGGGCGATCGCTCCCAGCAGGCAGCATTCTGCTTTTGGAGGGCGACCTCGGTGCAGGCAAGACCACCCTCGTCCAGGGCATTGGGTTGGGCTTAGGCATTTCAGACCCCATCGTCAGCCCGACTTTTACACTGGTCAATGAATACACCGAAGGGCGCATCCCGCTCTATCACATGGATTTATATCGACTGGAGCCAGCAGAGATAGAAGCGCTGTATTTAGACCAGTACTGGGCGGGGCAAGATTTGCCGTTGGGCATTGTCGCTATTGAATGGGCCGAGCGCCTGATTGCTATGCCCACGCCAAGCCTCCATCTGGCGCTCCAGACCTCGGCCTCCGCCAAACGACGGGCCCATCTCACTTCTGCTGGAGAATTTAACTGGACGACCTACCTGAGGAATCTACCGGAGCAGTTTACCTGA
- a CDS encoding glycoside hydrolase 100 family protein: MKTTTNLVTEAWQLLERSIVYYGDRPVGTVAACDPSVEALNYDQCFVRDFVSSALVFLTHGRPEIVRNFLVETLALQSGEKQMDYFYAGRGLMPASFKVVTAEGKQYLVADFGEHAIGRVTPVDSCLWWIILLRAYVKATGDLDLAHQPEFQQGILWILKLCMADRFDMYPTMLVPDGAFMIDRRMGVDGHPLEIQTLFYAALMSARELLAPGPRNDIHIQIINQRLSILNYHMRQYYWLDARRLNTIYRYHGEEFGEGAVNKFNIYPDSIPEWTFDWMPDEGGYLAGNLGPARLDFRFFALGNLMAVISSLTNTEESQQVMNLIEQRWDDLVGQMPMKICYPAVVDQEWKILTGCDPKNVPWSYHNGGSWPMLLWLMAAACQKTGRTDLCRRAMAIAERRLSEDEWPEYYDGKAGRYVGKASRKYQTWTIAGYLLAQDFLDNPSHLDLICFDEDPQFFDWMYRLQEF; encoded by the coding sequence ATGAAGACTACGACAAATCTTGTAACAGAAGCCTGGCAACTCCTGGAGCGGTCGATTGTGTACTATGGCGATCGCCCCGTCGGCACCGTAGCAGCTTGCGACCCCAGCGTCGAAGCCCTGAACTACGATCAGTGCTTCGTTCGGGATTTTGTGTCCTCAGCACTGGTGTTTCTTACCCACGGCCGCCCCGAAATCGTCCGCAACTTTTTGGTGGAAACGCTGGCGCTCCAAAGCGGCGAGAAGCAGATGGATTACTTCTATGCCGGTCGAGGATTAATGCCCGCCAGCTTTAAGGTCGTCACCGCCGAAGGAAAGCAATACCTCGTGGCAGATTTCGGTGAACACGCTATTGGTCGTGTCACGCCCGTCGATTCCTGCCTCTGGTGGATTATTCTGCTGCGGGCCTATGTCAAGGCAACAGGCGACCTGGATCTGGCCCACCAGCCGGAGTTTCAGCAGGGCATCCTGTGGATTCTCAAGCTCTGCATGGCCGATCGCTTCGACATGTACCCCACCATGCTCGTCCCCGATGGCGCGTTCATGATCGACCGCCGCATGGGTGTAGACGGGCATCCGTTGGAAATTCAAACCCTGTTCTACGCGGCGCTAATGTCAGCCCGGGAACTGCTGGCTCCCGGCCCGCGCAACGATATCCATATCCAGATCATCAACCAGCGCCTCAGCATTTTGAACTACCACATGCGCCAGTATTACTGGCTGGATGCGCGGCGGTTGAACACGATCTATCGCTATCACGGCGAAGAATTTGGCGAGGGCGCAGTCAACAAGTTCAATATCTATCCCGATTCAATTCCCGAATGGACATTCGACTGGATGCCCGACGAAGGCGGCTACCTAGCAGGCAACTTGGGCCCAGCCCGGCTAGACTTCCGCTTTTTTGCCCTGGGCAACCTGATGGCCGTCATCTCCTCGCTAACCAACACCGAAGAATCGCAGCAGGTGATGAACCTGATCGAGCAGCGCTGGGATGACCTGGTAGGGCAAATGCCGATGAAGATTTGCTATCCTGCCGTCGTCGATCAGGAGTGGAAAATTCTGACGGGCTGCGACCCGAAGAACGTGCCCTGGTCGTATCACAATGGCGGCAGTTGGCCGATGCTGCTGTGGCTGATGGCGGCAGCCTGCCAAAAGACGGGACGCACGGATCTGTGTCGCCGAGCGATGGCCATTGCCGAACGCCGCCTCAGCGAAGACGAGTGGCCAGAGTATTATGACGGCAAGGCCGGACGCTACGTGGGCAAGGCCTCGCGGAAGTATCAAACCTGGACGATTGCAGGCTATTTGCTGGCGCAAGATTTTCTGGACAACCCTAGCCATCTTGATCTAATCTGCTTTGACGAAGATCCGCAGTTTTTTGACTGGATGTATCGTCTGCAAGAGTTCTAG
- a CDS encoding nitrate reductase associated protein — translation MTQVFQFEQDFADSLRCVPMRVRYNLDTCGIKLKLAHWHALPWGDRQLLLDLPCQSEAEIAAYRQRVYNLVAAQGGDRPADLPLDPQPAWLNAHQIPDSVQQQGQRVGVCLTTEQWSRLDPLQRFALIKLSQSSHEHQNFLPALREFGVLESAGSEA, via the coding sequence TTGACTCAGGTTTTCCAATTTGAGCAGGATTTTGCCGATTCGCTGCGGTGCGTGCCCATGCGCGTCCGTTATAACCTCGACACCTGTGGGATAAAGCTGAAGCTGGCCCATTGGCACGCGCTGCCCTGGGGCGATCGCCAACTGCTGCTCGACTTGCCCTGCCAAAGCGAGGCAGAAATAGCCGCCTATCGCCAGCGGGTGTATAACCTGGTAGCGGCCCAAGGGGGCGATCGCCCAGCCGATTTGCCCCTTGATCCGCAGCCCGCCTGGCTCAATGCACACCAAATTCCCGACTCGGTGCAGCAGCAGGGGCAGCGCGTGGGTGTGTGCCTCACAACTGAACAGTGGAGCCGCCTCGATCCGCTCCAGCGGTTTGCGCTGATCAAGCTCAGCCAGTCTAGCCATGAACATCAAAATTTTCTGCCTGCGCTGCGAGAATTTGGCGTGCTAGAGAGCGCTGGGTCAGAGGCATAG
- a CDS encoding transglycosylase domain-containing protein translates to MTGFFDRVQGWVKPEGDALHSGKDDRLAQASSGLGVPFADDTSTQDTPADLPVEASTQAPADAAVPVSPPQPDPALVEWSKPNPDPEPPKRSPRRFYQAWYAWVVMAALAGAGGFGMAAIDTVRQIQSELPDPEDALTYTRDGSMTIKAADGTVLQQLGPATREALSLDQIPETMINAFIAAEDKKFYEHNGVDYRAIARAALANLSAGEVVEGASTITQQVTRIVFLGQERTLDRKFREALMAHKMENELTKDQILERYLNLVYLGSGAYGVGDAAWIYFSKPIDQLSLSEMAMIAGLAPAPSEYSPLVNPDLARSRRDIVLERMYESGFITAAELAEAKAAEIELTPSQPRNLISQTPHFTSYILQQELPQRVSPEVLEVGGLTIETTLNPKWQAIAQETVAKAVERYGRWERFSEAALVSIDPRTGEIKALVGGKDLVAGQFNRATQAQRQPGSTFKAFVYTAAIAAGLSPYKSYLDSKFIVDGYEVKNYSERHSGNMSMRDALARSINVIAVKVLLDAGFDPVMEISKRMGIQSKLIPAYSLALGTLEVNLLELTSAYGTLAAQGKHIEPHGITRIIDRFGNVIYEANFTPEQAVDTDSANIMTWMLRGVVNGGTGGNAALRGRPVAGKTGTTDAKRDLWFIGYIPQLVTGVWLGNDNNRPTAGASSTAALVWRNYMAQATEGMPVESFPQPNLRGDRKGSIKAERIRPRRMFVGPATGGDSEGESSGSSSRSRSRSEDTAPARSPSSPAAREASPDTRSEPRKIRNSDPMQSAPSSPAEPPPARPQSPSAPAEPEPRPEPVRVERPQPEPVEARPAPAPPPAPPPERPALPPRLERPRSEPAAPAPAPAEAPPPATE, encoded by the coding sequence GTGACAGGTTTCTTTGATCGAGTTCAGGGCTGGGTCAAGCCAGAGGGCGATGCGCTACACAGCGGCAAGGACGACCGTCTGGCTCAAGCCTCAAGCGGCTTGGGTGTCCCGTTTGCAGACGACACTTCGACGCAGGACACGCCAGCCGATCTGCCTGTAGAAGCCTCCACTCAGGCTCCTGCGGATGCGGCGGTGCCCGTTTCTCCACCCCAGCCCGACCCGGCACTCGTGGAATGGTCAAAACCCAACCCTGATCCGGAGCCGCCTAAGCGATCGCCCCGTCGGTTCTATCAGGCCTGGTATGCCTGGGTGGTGATGGCGGCTCTGGCGGGTGCAGGTGGTTTTGGTATGGCGGCCATCGATACGGTGCGCCAGATCCAGAGCGAGCTACCCGACCCAGAAGACGCACTGACCTATACCCGCGATGGCTCGATGACCATCAAGGCGGCCGATGGCACGGTGCTGCAACAGCTTGGGCCCGCGACGCGAGAGGCGCTCTCGCTCGACCAGATCCCAGAGACGATGATTAACGCCTTCATCGCTGCTGAGGACAAAAAGTTTTATGAACACAATGGTGTCGATTATCGGGCGATCGCCCGCGCTGCGTTGGCAAACCTGTCAGCCGGTGAGGTGGTCGAAGGAGCCAGCACCATCACCCAGCAGGTGACGCGGATCGTGTTTCTGGGGCAGGAACGCACCCTCGACCGTAAGTTTCGAGAAGCGCTGATGGCGCACAAAATGGAAAACGAGCTAACCAAGGATCAAATCTTGGAGCGCTACCTGAATCTGGTCTATTTAGGTTCGGGCGCGTATGGCGTGGGCGATGCCGCCTGGATTTATTTCAGCAAGCCGATTGACCAGCTTTCACTATCTGAGATGGCCATGATTGCTGGACTGGCCCCTGCCCCCAGCGAATACTCGCCGCTGGTGAATCCCGATTTGGCCCGCAGCCGCCGCGATATTGTGCTGGAGCGAATGTATGAGTCTGGATTCATTACCGCCGCAGAACTGGCGGAGGCAAAGGCAGCAGAAATTGAGCTAACGCCCAGCCAGCCCCGTAATCTCATTAGCCAAACGCCCCACTTTACCTCCTACATCCTCCAGCAAGAACTGCCTCAGCGCGTTAGCCCGGAGGTGTTGGAAGTGGGCGGATTGACTATCGAGACGACGCTGAATCCCAAGTGGCAAGCTATTGCTCAGGAAACGGTTGCCAAAGCCGTCGAGCGCTATGGACGATGGGAGCGGTTTTCTGAGGCGGCTTTGGTATCTATCGACCCCCGCACAGGCGAAATCAAAGCGCTGGTTGGCGGAAAAGACCTGGTTGCGGGTCAGTTTAACCGAGCAACCCAGGCGCAACGACAGCCCGGATCGACCTTTAAGGCGTTTGTCTATACAGCGGCGATCGCTGCCGGACTCTCCCCCTACAAGAGCTATCTGGACTCCAAGTTCATCGTTGATGGCTACGAGGTCAAAAACTACAGCGAGCGGCACTCTGGCAACATGTCCATGCGGGATGCGCTGGCCCGTTCCATCAACGTCATCGCAGTCAAGGTGCTGCTGGATGCGGGGTTTGATCCGGTGATGGAAATTTCTAAGCGCATGGGCATTCAGTCCAAGCTGATTCCTGCCTACTCGCTGGCGCTGGGCACGCTGGAGGTCAACCTGCTGGAACTCACCAGCGCCTATGGCACTCTCGCTGCTCAAGGAAAGCACATCGAGCCACACGGCATCACGCGAATTATCGACCGCTTTGGCAACGTGATTTACGAGGCAAACTTCACGCCAGAGCAGGCCGTAGATACCGACAGCGCCAATATCATGACCTGGATGCTGCGGGGCGTGGTGAATGGCGGTACAGGCGGCAACGCAGCACTGCGGGGCCGACCCGTCGCTGGCAAAACGGGAACCACCGATGCCAAGCGCGACCTCTGGTTCATCGGCTATATTCCTCAACTGGTGACGGGGGTATGGCTGGGCAATGACAATAATCGCCCGACGGCAGGAGCCAGCAGCACGGCCGCCCTCGTATGGCGCAACTATATGGCGCAGGCAACCGAGGGAATGCCGGTTGAGTCGTTCCCCCAGCCCAACCTGCGCGGCGATCGCAAAGGTTCCATCAAGGCGGAGCGAATTCGCCCCCGGAGAATGTTCGTTGGCCCGGCAACCGGAGGTGACTCGGAGGGAGAATCTTCTGGTTCAAGCAGCCGCTCTCGCAGTCGATCCGAGGACACAGCACCCGCGCGATCGCCCAGTTCTCCTGCGGCTCGCGAAGCCTCCCCAGACACCCGTTCCGAGCCTCGCAAGATTCGCAACAGTGACCCTATGCAGTCGGCCCCATCGTCTCCCGCAGAGCCGCCGCCTGCTCGTCCGCAGTCTCCATCTGCCCCTGCCGAACCAGAGCCGCGTCCTGAACCCGTGCGGGTCGAGCGTCCCCAACCGGAACCTGTGGAAGCCCGTCCAGCGCCAGCGCCACCGCCAGCGCCACCGCCTGAGCGCCCTGCCCTGCCCCCTCGCCTAGAGCGGCCTCGCTCCGAGCCTGCGGCCCCGGCTCCGGCCCCGGCAGAAGCGCCCCCTCCTGCAACAGAGTAA